One Erysipelothrix amsterdamensis DNA window includes the following coding sequences:
- a CDS encoding DUF2812 domain-containing protein: MKLDKTTFSIIEFKEEVQYLEAKAEEGLMLEQFDGNGYHFCQNEPAKLNFEVAYTIEPMDDDLKQQYLDQGFILICTYSSEKGGTYYYFARPRSNEPIISFNDDRSEVIKMMVHRIERFSGIVIGSLLVFFIYLYLNYRNNLYFIIIGAGGVLAVYTYQLRRKAKAVLEEISK; this comes from the coding sequence ATGAAATTAGATAAAACAACATTTTCGATCATTGAATTTAAAGAAGAGGTTCAATACTTAGAGGCTAAGGCAGAAGAAGGCTTGATGCTGGAACAATTTGATGGCAATGGATACCATTTTTGTCAGAATGAACCTGCGAAGTTAAACTTTGAAGTTGCGTATACCATTGAACCTATGGATGATGACTTAAAGCAACAATATCTTGATCAAGGATTTATATTGATCTGCACCTATAGCAGTGAGAAAGGTGGTACATATTACTATTTCGCAAGACCGCGTTCAAATGAACCGATTATTTCATTTAACGATGATCGCAGTGAAGTGATAAAAATGATGGTTCACCGCATCGAACGATTTAGTGGAATCGTTATTGGATCATTGTTAGTATTTTTCATCTATTTATATCTAAATTATCGAAATAATCTTTATTTTATAATAATTGGTGCTGGCGGCGTTCTAGCGGTGTATACGTACCAACTTCGTCGCAAAGCAAAAGCAGTACTTGAAGAAATTAGTAAATAA
- the yihA gene encoding ribosome biogenesis GTP-binding protein YihA/YsxC, translating to MAWKTNDAQLIISAAHSSQFPETGQKEIVMVGKSNVGKSSLINAITNRKKLAYVGQTPGKTRLINFYHINEEVILTDVPGYGFANRSKQEQIHYGTLMDSYFELRHPSVMLVLVDVRRGVSQDDLMMIQFAIHYGIRYALVLSKVDKLSKNKINNIKRDVFKEFPDVTVLEFSTLKNETRDPIIKFIEQNI from the coding sequence ATGGCTTGGAAGACAAATGATGCGCAGTTGATTATTTCAGCTGCGCATTCGTCTCAATTTCCAGAGACGGGACAAAAAGAAATTGTCATGGTTGGAAAATCAAATGTTGGAAAATCTTCATTGATCAATGCCATTACAAATCGTAAAAAACTCGCTTATGTTGGACAAACACCTGGAAAAACGCGATTAATCAACTTCTATCATATTAATGAAGAAGTCATCTTAACCGATGTACCGGGTTATGGTTTCGCAAATCGATCCAAACAGGAGCAAATTCATTATGGGACTTTAATGGATAGTTATTTTGAACTGCGTCACCCATCTGTTATGCTCGTTCTTGTAGATGTGCGTCGTGGCGTAAGTCAAGATGATCTTATGATGATTCAATTCGCAATTCATTATGGGATTCGTTATGCACTTGTCTTATCAAAAGTTGATAAATTATCAAAGAATAAAATTAATAACATCAAACGGGATGTATTTAAAGAATTCCCAGATGTTACAGTACTTGAATTTTCAACTCTTAAAAATGAGACACGTGATCCAATAATTAAGTTTATTGAACAGAATATTTAA
- a CDS encoding valine--tRNA ligase codes for MTEKLAKKYAHNEIELNKYNEWIEKGYFTAGDTSKTPYSLVIPPPNVTGKLHLGHAWDNTLQDIIIRYQRLLGKDALYLPGMDHAGIATQAKVEQKMREQGISRYDLGREAFLEKSWEWKDEYAGHIREQWSKLGISVDYSRERFTLDEGLNQAVNKVFVDLYNDGLIFQGYRIINWDVEAQTALSNIEVIHKEVEGNFYTFDYTVLETGETLKVSTTRPETMFGDVCIVVHPEDSRYTHVVGKHAINPANGESLPIITDDYIDIEFGTGVMKCTPAHDPNDFVIGEKYGLEMPICMNPDGTMNELAGKYQGMERFECRKALVADIEADGKLVSIEKHIHQVGHSERTDVIVEPYLSKQWFVKMKPLADEVLAHQNGDDKINFYPERFENTFTRWLDNIEDWCISRQLWWGHRIPAWFHKETEEIYVGLEAPEDIDNWRQDEDVLDTWFSSALWPFSTLSWPENTEDLERYYPTNVLVTGYDIIFFWVARMAFQARYFTNSRPFEDVLIHGLIRDQDGRKMSKSLGNGVDPMDVIETYGVDALRYFLTTNSTPGQDMRYMPEKVEASWNFINKIWNASRFVLMHIEDDVYQIEKAQLSQVDRHIIHKFNQTLEEVSRNMDKYEFALVGNTLSRFVWDDFCSWYIELSKSGLQSDDEHVVYATKATLSHMLKNIVILLHPFMPFVTEEIYCALPNHLDSINIESWPVAVEIETGDLEEVDFMIEAIQAVREVRVSYDVKPSKPLNVSLLDANNSPYALNEVLTHMFESMAKVTINTLPEDSITQPIHGGAIRLIQEELVDREALIEKLQKEKQKLENEISRAEKMLSNEKFIAKAPEAKVLEERGKLEEYRRQLALVLEQLQ; via the coding sequence ATGACCGAGAAATTAGCGAAGAAGTATGCTCACAACGAAATTGAATTAAATAAATACAATGAATGGATTGAGAAAGGTTATTTTACTGCAGGGGATACATCAAAAACGCCATATTCTTTAGTAATCCCACCGCCAAATGTTACTGGGAAATTACATCTTGGGCATGCATGGGATAATACCCTACAAGATATTATCATTCGTTATCAACGTCTCTTGGGTAAGGATGCACTTTATTTACCAGGAATGGATCATGCGGGAATTGCAACTCAAGCTAAAGTTGAACAGAAAATGCGCGAACAAGGAATTTCTCGTTACGACCTTGGGCGAGAAGCGTTTTTAGAAAAGTCCTGGGAATGGAAAGATGAATATGCTGGGCATATTCGAGAACAATGGTCTAAACTTGGGATTTCTGTGGATTATTCTCGTGAACGTTTTACATTGGATGAAGGTTTAAACCAAGCAGTAAATAAAGTGTTTGTAGATTTATACAATGACGGGTTAATTTTCCAAGGTTACCGAATTATCAACTGGGATGTTGAGGCTCAAACGGCACTGTCTAACATCGAAGTTATCCATAAGGAAGTTGAAGGTAATTTCTATACTTTTGATTATACTGTATTGGAAACCGGTGAAACGCTTAAAGTGTCTACGACACGCCCAGAAACAATGTTTGGAGATGTTTGTATTGTGGTTCATCCGGAAGATTCTCGATACACCCATGTAGTTGGTAAACATGCAATCAACCCTGCAAATGGAGAGTCTTTACCTATTATTACGGATGATTATATTGATATTGAATTTGGTACAGGTGTTATGAAATGTACACCTGCCCATGATCCTAATGACTTCGTGATTGGTGAAAAATATGGATTAGAGATGCCAATTTGTATGAATCCTGATGGAACTATGAATGAACTTGCGGGTAAATATCAAGGCATGGAACGTTTTGAATGTCGTAAAGCTTTGGTTGCGGATATTGAAGCAGATGGCAAACTTGTTTCGATTGAAAAGCATATTCATCAAGTTGGTCATTCAGAACGTACGGATGTTATTGTTGAGCCGTATCTTTCAAAACAATGGTTTGTTAAGATGAAACCCTTAGCGGATGAAGTGCTGGCTCACCAAAACGGCGATGATAAAATTAATTTTTATCCAGAACGATTTGAAAATACTTTTACGCGTTGGTTGGATAATATTGAAGACTGGTGTATTTCACGTCAATTGTGGTGGGGACATCGTATTCCAGCATGGTTCCATAAAGAAACTGAGGAAATTTATGTTGGACTTGAAGCACCTGAAGATATTGATAATTGGCGTCAAGATGAAGATGTTTTAGATACATGGTTCTCAAGTGCATTATGGCCATTTTCAACACTAAGTTGGCCTGAAAATACGGAAGATTTAGAACGTTATTATCCGACAAATGTTTTAGTAACAGGATATGACATTATTTTCTTCTGGGTTGCTCGTATGGCCTTCCAAGCACGTTACTTTACCAATTCTCGTCCTTTCGAAGATGTCTTAATCCACGGATTAATTCGTGATCAAGATGGACGTAAGATGAGTAAGTCTTTAGGAAACGGTGTTGATCCCATGGATGTGATCGAAACGTATGGTGTTGATGCCTTGCGTTATTTCTTAACAACCAATTCAACTCCAGGTCAAGATATGCGCTATATGCCCGAAAAAGTTGAGGCATCTTGGAATTTTATAAATAAAATTTGGAATGCTTCGCGTTTTGTATTGATGCATATTGAAGATGATGTTTATCAAATCGAAAAAGCACAATTATCTCAAGTTGATCGTCACATAATTCATAAATTCAACCAAACACTGGAAGAAGTATCCCGTAATATGGATAAATATGAATTTGCTCTTGTTGGGAATACGCTATCTCGTTTTGTTTGGGATGATTTCTGCAGTTGGTATATCGAATTAAGTAAGAGTGGATTGCAAAGTGATGATGAGCATGTAGTATACGCAACAAAAGCAACGTTATCCCACATGCTTAAAAATATTGTCATCCTCTTACATCCATTTATGCCATTTGTTACGGAAGAGATATACTGTGCACTTCCAAATCATTTAGATTCAATTAATATCGAATCATGGCCGGTGGCTGTGGAAATTGAAACTGGAGATCTTGAAGAAGTCGACTTTATGATTGAGGCGATTCAAGCTGTACGTGAGGTGCGTGTAAGTTATGATGTTAAGCCTTCAAAACCTCTCAATGTATCTCTTTTAGATGCAAATAACAGTCCTTATGCATTAAATGAAGTGCTCACCCATATGTTTGAGTCGATGGCTAAAGTTACAATCAATACCTTGCCAGAAGATAGTATTACACAACCCATTCACGGGGGTGCCATTCGATTAATACAAGAAGAACTTGTAGATCGTGAAGCGTTAATTGAAAAGCTCCAAAAAGAAAAACAAAAGCTCGAGAATGAGATTTCTCGTGCTGAAAAAATGCTCTCAAATGAAAAATTTATTGCGAAAGCTCCAGAAGCAAAAGTACTTGAAGAGCGTGGTAAACTTGAAGAATACCGCCGTCAATTAGCACTTGTGTTAGAACAATTACAATAA
- a CDS encoding sugar-transfer associated ATP-grasp domain-containing protein, with protein sequence MKKLFWKIKYYFKRLFSMDFSGFKNAIQYAHEKSGRSRIVLFFDMVWCSFKYTAGYVDYNEFEFYDLNSKQRETFITLGHSARIAKYYNDPEYLDIFDDKSIFVKRFSDFVHRDTFDIRESDAQGLEAFVRKHGKVMAKRTTDYVGRGIEVVDVNENPDLDFEKLYVALMDNRQYLIEEFFKQHPKMNELSPTSVNTLRVITFLDDENIPRILVSVLKSGLGSHVDNIGQGGMYTILDESGTVVYPFIDKNCNQHTKHPIIGTDLIGFKVPHYEQLISSIQEACLVIPQVRYMGWDVAVGVDGPEIIEGNSSTGPFQVIPSMSDEKVGVKPIYDQYIKTY encoded by the coding sequence ATGAAAAAATTATTTTGGAAAATTAAGTATTATTTTAAACGTCTTTTTAGTATGGATTTTTCAGGATTTAAGAATGCAATCCAATATGCCCATGAAAAGAGTGGTCGTTCTCGTATCGTTCTATTCTTTGATATGGTTTGGTGTTCATTCAAGTATACAGCAGGCTACGTTGATTACAATGAGTTTGAATTTTATGATTTAAACAGTAAGCAGCGCGAGACGTTTATTACTTTAGGTCATTCTGCGCGTATTGCGAAGTACTATAACGATCCAGAATATCTTGATATTTTTGATGATAAGTCGATTTTTGTGAAGCGTTTTAGTGATTTCGTTCACCGCGATACATTTGATATTCGCGAAAGTGATGCTCAAGGTCTTGAAGCTTTTGTTCGTAAGCACGGTAAGGTTATGGCTAAGCGAACAACTGATTATGTTGGGCGAGGAATTGAAGTTGTTGATGTGAATGAAAATCCAGATCTTGATTTTGAGAAGTTATATGTTGCACTGATGGACAACCGTCAATATCTCATTGAAGAGTTCTTCAAGCAACATCCTAAGATGAATGAATTGTCACCTACGAGTGTGAACACCTTACGTGTCATTACATTTTTAGATGATGAAAACATTCCAAGAATTTTGGTATCAGTCCTAAAATCAGGTCTTGGAAGTCACGTTGACAACATTGGTCAAGGGGGTATGTATACCATTCTTGATGAATCGGGAACAGTTGTATATCCATTTATTGATAAAAACTGTAATCAACATACGAAGCATCCAATTATAGGAACTGACTTAATTGGTTTTAAAGTTCCTCATTATGAACAACTTATTTCAAGTATTCAAGAAGCTTGTCTTGTAATTCCTCAAGTTCGTTATATGGGGTGGGATGTTGCAGTTGGGGTTGATGGTCCGGAGATTATCGAAGGAAATTCGTCCACAGGTCCATTCCAAGTAATTCCAAGTATGTCTGATGAAAAAGTCGGTGTAAAACCAATTTACGATCAATATATTAAAACTTATTAA
- a CDS encoding GNAT family N-acetyltransferase, translating to MKPTTDLRLETERLVLRPVVMEDADDMYLYARTYQVSRMTRFKPHQSVEDTKQVIEDVFLSRPSKGWPEAFAITLKNNGRMIGTCDFWPVSASEGVYEMGYALNPRFWGLGLVTEAASAILDFAFENYDVRRMELKHLKCNPASGAVARKLGFIEEGIKRQSAKFEDGYEDVICYGLLKEEYYDREISEEVCSQRN from the coding sequence ATGAAGCCAACGACAGATTTAAGACTCGAAACGGAACGATTGGTTCTTCGTCCTGTGGTTATGGAAGATGCAGATGATATGTATCTTTATGCGCGAACGTATCAGGTATCACGCATGACACGATTTAAACCTCATCAAAGTGTTGAGGATACAAAACAGGTAATCGAAGATGTCTTTTTATCCCGACCAAGTAAAGGTTGGCCTGAAGCATTTGCGATTACTTTAAAAAATAATGGTCGAATGATTGGTACCTGTGATTTTTGGCCGGTTAGTGCATCAGAAGGTGTCTATGAAATGGGCTATGCACTGAATCCACGATTTTGGGGATTAGGTCTTGTGACCGAAGCAGCATCTGCCATCTTGGATTTCGCATTTGAAAATTATGATGTGCGTCGTATGGAACTCAAACACTTAAAGTGTAACCCAGCTTCCGGTGCTGTCGCACGTAAATTAGGTTTTATTGAAGAAGGCATTAAACGTCAATCGGCAAAGTTTGAAGACGGATATGAAGATGTCATATGTTATGGACTACTCAAGGAGGAATATTATGACCGAGAAATTAGCGAAGAAGTATGCTCACAACGAAATTGA
- a CDS encoding sugar ABC transporter ATP-binding protein: protein MSEYILEMKDINKTFPGVKALDHVNLRLKPGTVHALMGENGAGKSTLMKCLYGIYHRDSGSVIFNGNEVEFKDAKEAIDSGISMIHQELQPIRMMTVGENIFLGNYPMTKFKTVDHKKMYEETDRLLKEVGLDVEPTTLLNELTVSQMQSIEIAKAISHNAKVVIMDEPTSSLTATEVEKLFAIIDKLTKKGIAIVYISHKMDEILRISDEITIMRDGCYVGTWPASEMTNDSIIKNMVGRELKSLFPPKTNEPTEEVVLRVENLTSPNPLSFKECYFELKRGEILGVGGLVGAQRTELMEAIYGMRAIDHGIVKLGDKQLVVNRPQDAIRNGIALVTEDRRGNGIFGVLSVSDNVAIASIDQYIHKGLLDDKKIGEVVDSSIDRLNIKTASKKTHIENLSGGNQQKVILSRWLANNPDILILDEPTRGIDVGAKFEIYQIINELAAEGKSIIMISSEMAELLGVSDRIMVMCEGRVSGFLDKKEATQESVMTLATKFME from the coding sequence ATGAGCGAATACATCCTAGAAATGAAAGATATTAATAAAACATTCCCTGGGGTTAAAGCATTAGACCATGTCAATTTACGATTAAAACCGGGTACAGTTCATGCACTAATGGGTGAAAATGGAGCTGGAAAATCAACGTTGATGAAATGTTTATATGGGATCTATCACAGAGACTCTGGATCAGTAATCTTTAATGGTAATGAGGTCGAATTTAAAGATGCAAAGGAAGCCATTGATTCAGGAATTTCAATGATTCATCAAGAATTACAACCAATTCGGATGATGACTGTTGGGGAGAATATTTTCTTAGGAAATTACCCAATGACTAAGTTTAAAACAGTTGATCATAAGAAAATGTATGAAGAAACAGATCGTTTATTAAAAGAGGTTGGATTGGATGTGGAGCCAACAACCTTACTTAATGAACTGACCGTTTCGCAAATGCAGTCAATTGAAATTGCAAAAGCAATTTCACATAACGCGAAAGTTGTAATTATGGATGAGCCAACATCGTCATTAACTGCTACAGAAGTGGAGAAACTGTTCGCAATTATTGACAAACTTACCAAAAAAGGAATCGCAATCGTTTATATATCTCACAAGATGGATGAAATTTTAAGGATTTCGGATGAAATTACAATCATGCGGGATGGTTGTTATGTTGGTACATGGCCAGCAAGTGAGATGACCAATGATTCCATTATCAAGAATATGGTTGGACGTGAGTTGAAAAGTTTGTTCCCACCAAAGACAAACGAACCGACTGAAGAAGTTGTCTTACGCGTTGAGAATTTAACGTCACCAAATCCATTATCATTTAAAGAGTGTTACTTTGAATTAAAACGTGGTGAAATCTTGGGGGTAGGGGGGCTCGTAGGAGCTCAGCGTACCGAACTTATGGAAGCAATTTACGGTATGCGTGCCATTGATCACGGTATTGTGAAATTGGGTGATAAACAACTTGTTGTTAATCGTCCGCAAGATGCAATCCGAAATGGTATTGCACTTGTTACTGAAGACCGACGCGGTAATGGGATCTTTGGTGTCTTATCCGTATCGGATAACGTTGCCATTGCATCCATTGATCAGTATATTCATAAGGGTCTTTTAGATGATAAAAAAATAGGCGAAGTTGTAGATAGTAGTATTGATCGATTAAACATTAAAACTGCAAGCAAGAAAACGCATATTGAAAATTTATCTGGCGGGAACCAACAAAAAGTAATCTTATCGCGTTGGTTAGCCAACAATCCTGACATTCTGATTTTAGATGAACCAACACGTGGAATTGATGTTGGAGCAAAATTTGAGATTTACCAAATTATTAATGAATTAGCTGCTGAAGGGAAAAGTATCATTATGATTTCTTCTGAAATGGCTGAGTTATTAGGGGTCTCAGATCGTATTATGGTTATGTGCGAGGGTCGTGTTTCAGGCTTCTTAGATAAAAAAGAAGCAACACAAGAAAGTGTTATGACGCTTGCAACGAAGTTTATGGAATAA
- a CDS encoding LacI family DNA-binding transcriptional regulator, whose translation MATIKDIALKAHVSQATVSRILNEDPTLSVKDETRDEVFRVAKELNYRIKKKNKKADVLMVGIVQWISSNEEEEDPYYYSLRMSVENFCISHKIQIKRYYKENMVDVFLEDDLDGLVCVGKFSHQQANDLERHCPSIVFVDSNPDSHKYSAVVHDLEGATEAAIGHLKEMGHTRIGYIGGREYLGATKIEYVDRRESMFNELMKNDPELDYHEDNVYLGKYTAQTGYASVIEALKHEVVPTAFVCASDTIAMGALRALGEMKGSIPHQISIVGYNDIASAKFFNPPLTTVALDTKYMGELAAQLLTLMIGSKSFIPVKIVCSTKLVIRETVFSVKTLL comes from the coding sequence ATGGCTACCATTAAAGATATTGCATTGAAGGCACATGTAAGTCAGGCAACCGTTTCCAGGATTTTAAATGAAGATCCTACTTTAAGTGTAAAAGATGAAACGCGTGATGAGGTGTTTCGCGTTGCGAAAGAATTGAATTATCGTATTAAGAAGAAAAATAAAAAAGCAGATGTATTGATGGTCGGTATTGTACAGTGGATTTCAAGTAATGAAGAAGAAGAGGATCCATACTACTACTCGTTGCGAATGAGTGTTGAAAATTTTTGTATCAGTCACAAAATTCAAATTAAACGTTACTATAAAGAGAACATGGTTGATGTGTTTCTAGAGGATGACTTGGATGGTTTGGTATGTGTTGGGAAGTTTTCGCACCAACAAGCAAATGACCTTGAACGTCATTGTCCGTCGATTGTATTTGTCGATTCAAATCCTGATTCTCACAAATACTCTGCCGTTGTCCATGACTTAGAAGGTGCGACAGAAGCCGCTATTGGTCATCTTAAGGAGATGGGGCACACACGAATTGGCTATATTGGAGGTCGTGAATATTTAGGTGCAACCAAAATTGAATACGTTGATCGACGTGAAAGTATGTTTAATGAATTAATGAAAAACGATCCTGAGCTTGATTATCATGAAGATAATGTTTATCTTGGAAAGTATACCGCTCAGACTGGATATGCAAGTGTCATTGAAGCGTTAAAGCACGAAGTTGTACCTACAGCTTTTGTTTGCGCAAGTGATACGATTGCGATGGGAGCATTACGTGCACTAGGGGAAATGAAGGGTTCAATTCCTCATCAGATTTCAATTGTTGGTTATAACGATATTGCGAGTGCTAAGTTCTTCAATCCACCTCTAACTACTGTTGCTTTGGATACGAAGTATATGGGAGAGTTGGCGGCGCAACTGCTGACGCTGATGATCGGTTCAAAGAGTTTTATTCCCGTGAAGATTGTTTGTTCTACAAAGTTGGTTATAAGAGAAACGGTATTTTCAGTAAAAACTTTACTGTAA
- a CDS encoding galactose ABC transporter substrate-binding protein has protein sequence MKKLSKLILVSLLALTLFGCSSKGGAEGNANEGGKTYNIGVAIYKFDDNFMTLYREELASYFKEVGEKDGNTYKLDIQDGKQDQANQTEQINNFIAQGKDLIIANMVDPTAAGSIINSAKAKDIPVVFINREPETQELEIWPGKTTYVGADATQSGTIQGYMIANLENKGDIDGDGSVSYITLMGDPANVDAKQRTEFSVKGLEEKGVKTNALAQPYQANWDTAKGQEFTANALEQFGNKLEVVFANNDGMAVGAVTAIEAAGRKVGEDIFVVGVDAIPDAIELLKGGKLTGTVLNDHFNQSHTAVDVALELLQGKDVSAYYWHDYVGVTKPEEAELKRAEARKETVEEAVKRYAERDAQ, from the coding sequence ATGAAGAAATTGAGTAAATTGATTTTGGTATCATTGTTAGCGCTTACTTTATTCGGATGCTCATCAAAAGGTGGAGCAGAAGGAAATGCTAATGAAGGTGGAAAGACATACAACATCGGAGTTGCAATCTATAAATTCGATGATAACTTCATGACTCTATATCGTGAAGAACTTGCATCATACTTTAAAGAAGTAGGGGAAAAAGATGGAAATACTTACAAACTTGATATTCAAGATGGTAAGCAAGACCAAGCAAACCAAACAGAGCAAATTAATAACTTTATCGCTCAAGGTAAAGATTTAATTATCGCAAACATGGTTGACCCTACCGCAGCAGGTTCAATTATCAATTCAGCAAAAGCAAAAGACATTCCAGTTGTATTTATTAACCGCGAACCAGAAACACAAGAATTAGAAATCTGGCCAGGAAAAACAACTTATGTTGGAGCTGATGCAACACAATCAGGAACTATCCAAGGTTACATGATTGCAAACCTTGAAAACAAAGGTGACATCGATGGCGATGGATCTGTAAGCTACATTACTTTAATGGGTGACCCTGCAAACGTTGATGCAAAACAACGTACAGAGTTCTCAGTTAAAGGTCTTGAAGAAAAAGGCGTTAAAACAAATGCTTTAGCTCAACCTTACCAAGCAAACTGGGATACAGCTAAAGGACAAGAATTTACAGCAAACGCTTTAGAACAATTTGGTAATAAATTAGAAGTAGTATTTGCAAATAATGATGGTATGGCAGTTGGTGCTGTTACAGCAATCGAAGCTGCAGGACGTAAAGTCGGCGAAGACATCTTTGTAGTTGGTGTTGATGCGATTCCGGATGCGATCGAACTTCTAAAAGGTGGTAAGTTAACTGGGACAGTTCTAAATGACCACTTTAACCAATCACATACAGCAGTTGATGTAGCTCTTGAATTATTACAAGGTAAAGATGTTTCAGCTTACTACTGGCATGATTATGTTGGGGTAACTAAACCTGAAGAAGCAGAACTTAAACGCGCAGAAGCTCGTAAAGAAACTGTAGAAGAAGCAGTAAAACGTTACGCAGAACGTGACGCTCAATAA